In Nonomuraea sp. NBC_00507, the following are encoded in one genomic region:
- a CDS encoding FadR/GntR family transcriptional regulator yields the protein MSEVTRPTLSDALTERMLELIRTGGHRPGDRLPSTRELSQRFAVTTPTLREALRRLEATGAIEMRHGSGIYVGADIERLVLPNPNMRELHAARLLELLGARILIEPPLAALAAEHAGREELAALKQALDEAGRHLRGEDAELHDANMTFHRATARLAGNSVLHEVVDSLLTVHGPEQREILQIFDDRRRDYEEHLAILEAIEARDAAAAEERMRAHLVDVKTVIEHRLQPPK from the coding sequence ATGTCCGAGGTGACGCGTCCCACGCTTTCCGACGCTCTGACCGAGCGCATGCTGGAGCTCATCCGTACCGGAGGGCACCGGCCGGGGGACAGGCTTCCCTCGACCAGGGAGCTCTCCCAGCGCTTCGCCGTCACCACCCCGACGTTGCGCGAGGCGCTGCGCAGGCTCGAGGCCACCGGGGCCATCGAGATGCGGCACGGCTCCGGCATCTACGTCGGAGCCGACATCGAGCGGCTGGTTCTGCCCAACCCCAACATGCGCGAGCTCCACGCCGCCCGGCTGCTGGAGCTGCTGGGCGCGCGCATCCTGATCGAGCCGCCGCTGGCGGCGCTGGCCGCCGAGCACGCGGGTCGCGAGGAGCTGGCCGCACTCAAGCAGGCGCTCGATGAGGCAGGCAGGCACCTGCGCGGCGAGGACGCCGAGCTGCACGACGCGAACATGACCTTCCACCGGGCGACCGCACGGCTGGCCGGCAACAGCGTGCTGCACGAGGTCGTCGATTCGCTGCTCACCGTCCACGGGCCTGAGCAGCGGGAGATCCTGCAGATCTTCGACGACCGGCGCCGCGACTACGAGGAGCACCTGGCGATCCTGGAGGCCATCGAAGCACGCGACGCGGCCGCGGCCGAAGAGCGGATGCGGGCCCACCTGGTGGACGTGAAGACCGTTATAGAGCACCGGTTGCAACCCCCCAAGTAG
- a CDS encoding tyrosine-type recombinase/integrase: protein MTAWGGPIYPTTVTNLPRKLIEDHNKEAAEKLPIIRLHDLRHLHAMMLLLAGVPVHVVAARLGHADPAITLRVYAHVIRSAETAAADIFAKSLEEPC from the coding sequence TTGACCGCCTGGGGCGGCCCCATCTATCCCACCACCGTTACGAACCTGCCTCGGAAGCTGATCGAGGACCATAACAAGGAGGCCGCCGAGAAGCTCCCCATAATCCGCCTACACGACCTCCGCCACCTGCACGCCATGATGCTGCTTCTGGCGGGCGTTCCCGTCCACGTCGTCGCGGCCCGCCTCGGCCACGCTGACCCGGCAATCACTCTCCGCGTCTATGCCCACGTAATCCGCTCGGCGGAAACAGCCGCCGCCGACATCTTCGCCAAGTCTCTGGAGGAGCCCTGTTAG
- a CDS encoding permease-like cell division protein FtsX, translating into MNSPVEDRLREALAEAGAAIDPSTLRPLRAPQRRRLRMNFRLVAVAVAVVLAGVATAAGLGGLEGEDHVVATNPEQADMAVFLCTKSAPKETLCRGRDVSLEEVRAVERAVRGLTQVEEVFFVDQASAYDSFRVSFADNKALLDLVKVTDMPMSLRLEIKEGADPREVQQALRGLPGIRSVVDRKAASAEASASAERLSEPRLSVFLCGKGSTLPACAAERESRGKDKLSAKRGKEATYAQKTAIRKLIEAMPEVHSYVFEDKKAAYENFIRAYKSNKAIVEATRVEDMPESFRLVLKPNTDWAETVATLKRQPGVASANYIPCLAVQATLEIDYGLFLHDSKVCPISK; encoded by the coding sequence ATGAACAGCCCGGTCGAAGACAGACTGCGTGAGGCACTCGCCGAGGCGGGGGCGGCGATCGACCCCAGCACTCTCAGGCCGCTGCGCGCACCGCAGCGGCGGCGGCTCCGGATGAATTTCCGGCTGGTGGCCGTGGCGGTGGCCGTAGTGCTCGCGGGGGTGGCGACCGCCGCGGGGCTGGGCGGTCTCGAAGGCGAGGACCACGTGGTGGCGACGAACCCGGAGCAGGCGGATATGGCCGTCTTCTTGTGCACGAAGTCAGCGCCGAAGGAGACGCTGTGCCGGGGGCGCGACGTGAGCCTGGAGGAGGTGCGCGCGGTCGAGCGGGCGGTGAGGGGGCTGACGCAGGTCGAAGAGGTGTTCTTCGTGGACCAGGCGAGCGCCTACGACAGCTTCCGGGTCAGCTTCGCGGACAACAAGGCGCTGCTTGACTTGGTCAAGGTCACCGACATGCCGATGTCGTTGCGGCTGGAGATCAAGGAGGGGGCTGATCCGCGCGAGGTGCAGCAGGCGCTGCGAGGACTGCCCGGGATACGGAGTGTCGTGGATCGGAAAGCCGCCTCTGCCGAGGCGTCGGCGTCGGCCGAGCGGCTGTCGGAGCCGCGGCTCAGCGTGTTTCTCTGCGGCAAGGGGTCCACCCTGCCGGCGTGCGCTGCCGAGCGCGAGTCCCGGGGCAAGGACAAACTCTCTGCCAAGCGGGGCAAGGAAGCGACGTACGCCCAGAAAACGGCCATCAGGAAGCTGATCGAGGCCATGCCTGAGGTCCACTCGTACGTCTTCGAGGACAAGAAAGCGGCGTATGAGAACTTCATACGCGCGTACAAGAGCAACAAGGCGATTGTCGAGGCAACCCGCGTGGAGGACATGCCCGAATCCTTCCGGTTGGTGCTGAAGCCGAACACCGACTGGGCCGAGACGGTCGCCACGCTGAAGCGCCAACCAGGGGTGGCCTCGGCCAACTACATTCCCTGCCTGGCCGTGCAGGCCACGCTGGAGATCGACTACGGCTTGTTCCTGCATGACAGCAAGGTGTGCCCGATCAGCAAGTGA
- a CDS encoding PSP1 domain-containing protein yields MAVSFTRYGRLYYLDPGGHSPKVGDKVLVPTDSGPEVAECVWAPQYSSEDIDGLPVCAGPAGEEHLARDESNKRRRAEARSVSKRLIKRHSLPMKVVGVDYLDQDNVYTVYFSAPHRVDFRALVRDLARNLRARVELRQIGPRDEARLQGGIGPCGRDLCCATFLKDFEPVSVRMAKDQDLPVNPLRIAGACGRLMCCLKYEHPLYQEFRASAPRVGASVETPQGAGTVVGHNVPSDSVVVRLNDGGRRCACSKASVCSPRQQHDAMYGDGPS; encoded by the coding sequence ATGGCCGTGAGCTTCACCCGTTATGGGAGGCTCTACTACCTCGATCCCGGCGGGCACAGCCCGAAAGTGGGCGACAAGGTGCTCGTGCCGACCGACTCGGGTCCGGAGGTGGCGGAGTGCGTGTGGGCGCCGCAATACTCGAGTGAGGACATCGACGGGCTGCCGGTGTGCGCGGGGCCGGCAGGTGAGGAGCATCTGGCCCGCGACGAGTCCAACAAGCGCCGTCGGGCCGAGGCCCGCAGCGTGTCCAAGCGCCTGATCAAGCGGCACTCGCTGCCGATGAAGGTGGTCGGGGTCGACTATCTGGACCAGGACAACGTCTACACGGTCTATTTCTCGGCCCCGCACCGGGTGGACTTCCGTGCCCTGGTCCGAGATCTGGCCCGCAACCTGCGTGCCCGGGTCGAGTTGCGCCAGATCGGCCCGAGGGACGAGGCGCGCCTGCAGGGCGGCATCGGCCCGTGTGGCCGTGACCTCTGTTGTGCCACCTTCTTGAAGGACTTCGAGCCGGTGTCCGTACGCATGGCCAAGGACCAGGATCTGCCGGTCAATCCGCTGCGGATCGCGGGCGCGTGCGGGCGGCTCATGTGCTGCCTCAAGTACGAGCATCCGCTGTATCAGGAGTTCCGGGCTTCGGCGCCCCGGGTGGGGGCCAGTGTGGAGACCCCGCAGGGGGCGGGGACGGTCGTGGGGCACAACGTGCCGTCCGACTCCGTGGTGGTGCGGCTCAACGATGGGGGGCGGCGGTGTGCGTGCTCCAAAGCAAGCGTGTGCTCGCCGCGTCAACAGCACGACGCCATGTACGGCGACGGACCGTCATAG
- a CDS encoding GNAT family N-acetyltransferase, whose translation MTTPSVRIRQAVRDDAGILAQLNQFVHGLHVDARPDIFRPAPAVEELMPLFSGFLAREGAIAFIAESGDDTPVGYITATIHNRPADALMHARSFAFVEHIAVDPRMARTRVGSALVESVRAAALEAGCTSLIADVWDSNKKALAFFEGQGLGPMRHWLEEKL comes from the coding sequence ATGACGACACCATCGGTTCGGATCCGGCAAGCCGTACGCGACGACGCCGGGATCTTGGCTCAGTTGAACCAGTTCGTTCATGGTCTACACGTTGATGCAAGGCCGGACATCTTCCGCCCGGCTCCCGCTGTTGAAGAGTTGATGCCGCTCTTCTCGGGGTTTTTGGCACGTGAAGGTGCCATCGCCTTCATCGCCGAGTCGGGCGACGATACCCCTGTCGGCTACATCACCGCGACCATCCACAATCGCCCTGCTGATGCCCTCATGCACGCGCGAAGCTTCGCCTTCGTCGAGCACATCGCTGTAGATCCACGAATGGCTCGTACCAGGGTGGGTTCGGCGTTGGTCGAGTCGGTTCGTGCGGCAGCTCTGGAGGCTGGCTGTACAAGCCTGATCGCAGACGTTTGGGACTCCAACAAAAAGGCCCTGGCCTTCTTCGAAGGGCAGGGCCTTGGTCCGATGCGGCATTGGTTGGAAGAGAAGTTGTAA
- a CDS encoding dihydrofolate reductase family protein yields the protein MRKLIFGMNVTLDGYIAATGDDIGWSGGEGPDSSPSAELFQWWYEQMRCSELSLYGRKLWETMSSHWPTGDQQPNATPAEIEFARLWRDMPKVVFSSTIDKVDWNTRLVTGDAVAEIARLKAEDGGPMDIGGATLAAAAMRAGLIDEYAIVTHPVLVGGGTPFFTALDNWVNLKLVETRTFPGGVVLTRYETRR from the coding sequence ATGCGAAAACTGATCTTCGGCATGAACGTGACCCTGGACGGCTACATCGCCGCGACCGGCGACGACATCGGCTGGAGCGGGGGAGAGGGACCGGACTCCTCGCCGAGCGCCGAGCTGTTCCAGTGGTGGTACGAACAGATGCGGTGCAGCGAGCTGTCGCTGTACGGGCGCAAGCTGTGGGAGACGATGAGCTCCCACTGGCCGACCGGCGACCAGCAGCCCAACGCGACCCCGGCGGAGATCGAGTTCGCGCGCCTCTGGCGGGACATGCCGAAGGTGGTGTTCTCATCGACGATCGACAAGGTCGACTGGAACACCCGTCTGGTCACCGGCGACGCGGTCGCCGAGATCGCCCGGCTCAAGGCCGAGGACGGCGGCCCGATGGACATCGGCGGCGCGACGCTCGCCGCGGCGGCCATGCGGGCCGGGCTGATCGACGAGTACGCGATCGTCACCCATCCGGTCCTGGTGGGCGGCGGCACGCCGTTCTTCACAGCCCTGGACAACTGGGTGAACCTGAAACTGGTCGAGACGCGGACATTTCCCGGCGGCGTAGTGCTGACCCGATACGAGACGAGGCGATGA
- a CDS encoding LLM class flavin-dependent oxidoreductase, which produces MGTFEIGVILPGIAVQQRDRIDLREAARHAENAGLDGVWHGDHLAIGAPTLDAPIALATAAAATTRIRIGTSVFIPALRPIAWAAKQIATLQHVSGNRLILGIGSGGGPEQWAAAGVPYAERGRRTDTALTLLPRLLAGERTQLHDEPGEPSVELAPPAPMPPVWIGNASAAAIRRAARLGDGWFPSLISPREVAEGRKKLFDLAAEHDRPAPVIAIGATSALGSGAPSRREIASGITSAYGRPLDEVIDIPLTGHPKEAAEKLSAYRDAGAAHAIVGIAGGDWRIQVDLLAEVRNLLR; this is translated from the coding sequence ATGGGAACCTTCGAGATCGGCGTCATTCTGCCGGGAATCGCCGTTCAGCAGCGCGACCGCATCGACCTGCGTGAGGCGGCCAGACACGCCGAGAACGCCGGACTGGACGGCGTGTGGCACGGCGACCACCTGGCCATCGGCGCCCCGACCTTGGACGCCCCGATCGCACTGGCCACCGCCGCTGCCGCCACCACCCGAATCAGGATCGGCACCAGCGTGTTCATCCCCGCCCTCCGGCCCATCGCCTGGGCGGCCAAACAGATCGCAACCCTGCAGCACGTTTCCGGCAACCGCCTCATCCTCGGCATCGGCTCCGGCGGAGGCCCCGAACAGTGGGCCGCCGCCGGCGTGCCCTACGCCGAACGCGGCCGCCGTACCGACACCGCGTTGACCCTGCTCCCCCGACTCCTGGCCGGCGAGCGGACCCAGCTCCACGACGAACCCGGCGAGCCCTCCGTCGAACTGGCCCCGCCCGCGCCCATGCCGCCCGTCTGGATCGGCAACGCCTCCGCCGCGGCCATCCGCCGCGCGGCCCGTCTCGGCGACGGCTGGTTCCCCTCCCTGATCTCCCCTCGGGAGGTCGCCGAAGGCAGGAAGAAACTGTTCGACCTGGCCGCCGAACACGACCGCCCCGCACCCGTCATCGCCATCGGCGCCACCTCGGCCCTCGGCTCCGGCGCGCCTTCCCGCCGGGAGATAGCCTCCGGAATCACCTCCGCCTACGGCCGCCCCCTGGACGAGGTCATCGACATTCCCCTCACCGGCCACCCGAAGGAGGCCGCCGAGAAACTGTCCGCCTACCGCGACGCCGGGGCCGCCCACGCGATCGTCGGAATCGCCGGCGGCGACTGGCGAATCCAGGTGGACCTGCTGGCCGAGGTCCGCAACCTCCTGCGCTAG
- a CDS encoding RNA polymerase subunit sigma-70 has product MTDARLPGDDEAAFIAAARSNDAAQFALITETYRRELQVHCYRMLANYEDAQDMTQETFLRVWNKRESFKGHAALRTWLYRIATNACLDFLEKRNDRTPVPAELPGAGSEVHYLQPYPDRMLPEDPQESVVARETIELAFIVAVQHLPPRQRAVFILRDVLGWPAPKAADALDLTVASVTSALQRARVTMREQLPDRRLDWRRPATHELSDDERDVVKSYIDAHERNDLEGLMALLRDDLRFTMLPDPGTLVVTAKDAVDGWVSNGLFQRGYDDWRCIATTVNRMPAAALYLRAPDDPEYRLFTIAVLHIVDGKIAELTGFDATDKPWLDLPATL; this is encoded by the coding sequence ATGACCGACGCCAGACTGCCAGGCGACGACGAGGCCGCGTTCATCGCGGCGGCCCGCTCGAACGACGCAGCACAGTTCGCGCTCATCACGGAGACCTACCGGCGTGAGCTGCAGGTGCACTGCTACCGGATGCTCGCGAACTACGAGGACGCCCAGGACATGACGCAGGAGACGTTCCTGCGGGTGTGGAACAAGCGGGAGTCGTTCAAGGGCCACGCTGCGCTGCGGACCTGGCTGTACCGGATTGCGACGAACGCCTGCCTCGACTTTCTGGAGAAGCGCAACGACCGCACACCCGTGCCTGCCGAGCTGCCGGGAGCGGGCTCGGAAGTGCACTACCTGCAGCCCTACCCGGACCGGATGCTCCCGGAGGATCCGCAGGAATCGGTGGTGGCCCGGGAGACGATCGAGCTGGCGTTCATCGTCGCCGTCCAGCACCTGCCGCCGCGGCAGCGGGCGGTGTTCATCTTGCGCGACGTCCTCGGCTGGCCGGCGCCGAAGGCCGCCGACGCCCTCGATCTGACCGTCGCATCGGTGACCAGCGCACTACAGCGGGCGCGCGTGACGATGCGCGAGCAGCTACCCGACCGCCGCCTCGACTGGCGGCGCCCTGCCACGCACGAGCTGTCGGATGACGAGCGCGACGTGGTGAAGTCGTATATCGACGCCCATGAGCGCAACGACCTCGAGGGGCTGATGGCCCTGCTGCGCGACGACCTGCGCTTCACGATGCTGCCCGATCCGGGCACCTTGGTCGTCACGGCCAAGGACGCGGTGGACGGCTGGGTCTCCAATGGGCTCTTCCAGCGCGGCTACGACGACTGGCGCTGCATCGCCACGACGGTCAACCGCATGCCTGCCGCCGCGCTGTACCTCCGCGCCCCCGACGACCCGGAATACCGTTTGTTCACCATCGCGGTCCTGCACATCGTCGACGGGAAGATCGCCGAGCTCACCGGATTCGACGCCACCGACAAACCATGGCTGGACCTGCCCGCGACGCTGTGA
- a CDS encoding NUDIX hydrolase: protein MTISTDDSGPVRIVTAVLLDGDRVLLCHRSAGRRWYPDVWDLPGGHIEEGEDPRESLVRELREELGITASEPSSPPLHEIRTPTFDMQIWLIDKWTGTLVNAATDEHDAVAWFETSDLDGLRLAHESYLSMLTAVLAT from the coding sequence ATGACGATCTCCACTGACGACTCCGGTCCAGTCCGGATCGTGACGGCCGTTCTTCTCGACGGCGATCGGGTGTTGCTGTGTCATCGAAGCGCCGGACGCCGTTGGTATCCCGACGTGTGGGACCTGCCGGGCGGTCATATTGAGGAGGGGGAGGATCCGAGGGAGAGCCTCGTCCGCGAGCTTCGGGAGGAGTTGGGAATCACGGCGTCGGAGCCGTCCAGTCCGCCGCTGCATGAGATCCGTACCCCGACGTTCGACATGCAGATCTGGTTGATCGACAAGTGGACCGGAACACTCGTTAACGCCGCGACGGACGAGCACGACGCTGTGGCGTGGTTTGAGACGTCCGACCTTGACGGCCTGCGTCTCGCCCATGAGTCGTATCTCTCGATGCTCACCGCTGTGCTTGCCACGTGA
- a CDS encoding DUF305 domain-containing protein, which produces MRPKVVATAALSGLLLIIIGCGAPGTAEAPVNADDVMFVQMMVQHHRQGIEIAKVGTARAAKQEIKTLTAAIESTQQNEVEMMLRWLHSWDQPLTAPSTGHAHHGGMPETDVKQIRALKTSKSFERDLLNLLIAHQDDAVQMAGMEVYNGANPAVKEWAKQVRASRKGQIDMMTEWLKR; this is translated from the coding sequence GTGCGGCCGAAGGTTGTCGCGACGGCGGCCCTGTCGGGGCTCCTGCTGATCATCATCGGTTGTGGGGCGCCCGGAACCGCCGAAGCGCCGGTCAATGCCGACGATGTGATGTTCGTGCAGATGATGGTGCAGCATCACCGGCAGGGTATCGAGATCGCGAAGGTGGGCACCGCGCGTGCCGCCAAGCAAGAGATCAAGACGCTCACCGCGGCCATTGAGAGCACGCAGCAGAACGAGGTTGAGATGATGTTGCGTTGGCTGCACTCCTGGGATCAGCCCCTCACCGCTCCGTCGACCGGGCACGCGCACCACGGCGGCATGCCGGAGACCGACGTCAAGCAGATCCGGGCGCTGAAGACGTCCAAGTCCTTCGAGCGGGACCTGCTCAATCTGCTGATCGCTCACCAGGATGACGCCGTGCAGATGGCGGGCATGGAGGTCTACAACGGGGCCAACCCGGCGGTCAAGGAATGGGCGAAGCAGGTGCGGGCCTCCAGGAAAGGCCAGATCGACATGATGACGGAGTGGCTCAAGCGCTGA
- a CDS encoding DNA polymerase III subunit delta' has product MTVFDDLVGQDKAVAVLLRAAAAAGEVVGGGRGAGMTHAWLFTGPPGSGRQDAARAFAAALMCPDGGCGHCDQCHQVLIGSHPDLESVRPEGLSYSVKQTRELILRAAGAPTQGRWRVILFEDADRATESAANALLKAIEEPPPRTVWLLCAPAPDDLMITIRSRCRLITLTTPSADAVAHVLATRDSVPWETAAFAARASQGHISRARALALDEGTRQRREAVLSIPRSLTGVGECVSAAERLVKTAEEEAAVATAALNENETAELRKLYGEGSTGKGLNRGLVRGGAGALKELEDRQKSRATRIKRDSLDSALLELVSFYRDVLAMQFGAAVELANDDIRFDLDQLAKRSTPEETMRRIDAIMQCRERLAANVNPQIAVEAMMLALRP; this is encoded by the coding sequence GTGACCGTTTTCGATGACCTCGTGGGGCAGGACAAGGCGGTAGCCGTGCTGTTGCGGGCCGCGGCAGCGGCCGGAGAGGTCGTCGGCGGCGGGCGCGGCGCGGGCATGACGCATGCCTGGTTGTTCACCGGCCCGCCCGGCTCCGGACGCCAGGACGCCGCCCGTGCCTTCGCCGCGGCGCTGATGTGCCCTGACGGCGGCTGCGGCCACTGCGACCAGTGCCACCAGGTGCTGATCGGCTCTCACCCCGACCTGGAGTCCGTACGCCCCGAGGGCCTGTCCTACAGCGTCAAGCAGACCCGTGAGCTCATCCTGCGTGCCGCCGGGGCGCCGACGCAGGGGCGGTGGCGGGTCATCCTGTTCGAGGACGCCGACCGGGCCACGGAGTCGGCCGCGAACGCCCTGCTCAAGGCCATCGAAGAGCCCCCGCCCCGCACGGTGTGGCTGCTGTGCGCGCCTGCCCCCGACGACCTGATGATCACCATCAGGTCGCGCTGCCGGCTGATCACCCTGACCACACCCAGCGCGGACGCCGTCGCCCACGTGCTCGCGACGCGTGACAGCGTGCCGTGGGAGACGGCCGCGTTCGCCGCCAGGGCCTCTCAGGGGCACATCAGCAGGGCACGGGCGCTGGCGCTCGACGAGGGGACCAGGCAGCGGCGCGAGGCCGTGCTGAGCATTCCACGCTCGCTCACGGGGGTGGGGGAGTGCGTGTCCGCCGCCGAGCGTCTGGTGAAGACGGCGGAGGAGGAGGCGGCCGTGGCCACGGCCGCGCTCAACGAGAACGAGACTGCCGAGCTGCGCAAGCTCTACGGCGAGGGCTCCACGGGCAAGGGACTCAACCGGGGGCTGGTGCGGGGCGGGGCCGGGGCGCTGAAAGAGCTGGAGGACCGGCAGAAGTCACGGGCCACGCGGATCAAACGGGACTCGCTGGACTCGGCGTTGCTCGAGCTGGTGTCGTTCTACCGCGACGTGCTGGCCATGCAGTTCGGGGCGGCGGTGGAGCTGGCGAACGACGACATCCGGTTCGATCTCGATCAACTGGCCAAGCGGTCGACGCCCGAGGAAACAATGCGGCGGATCGATGCGATCATGCAGTGCAGGGAACGGCTCGCGGCGAACGTCAACCCGCAGATCGCGGTCGAGGCGATGATGCTGGCGCTGCGCCCCTGA
- a CDS encoding SigE family RNA polymerase sigma factor, with the protein MTEAADEVARRLCYVEVELLTQGEALVRRQVDVAAIFADHHVGLVRLALIMVGDQATAEDVVQEAFARTHAGRGRLRDVDKALVYVRSAVLNGCRSILRRRAVVFRRAVPYEPPVWSAESAALMGEERREVLLALRELPRRQREALTLRYYLDLSDQEIAETMGISASTARSTIARGLAALGRALKEGS; encoded by the coding sequence GTGACTGAAGCAGCAGACGAGGTTGCCAGGCGTCTCTGTTACGTGGAAGTGGAACTGCTCACCCAAGGTGAGGCCCTGGTGCGGCGGCAGGTCGACGTGGCGGCGATCTTCGCCGATCATCACGTGGGTCTCGTACGGCTGGCACTCATCATGGTCGGCGATCAGGCGACCGCCGAGGACGTCGTGCAGGAGGCGTTCGCCCGCACCCATGCCGGCCGCGGCAGGCTGCGGGACGTCGACAAGGCCCTGGTTTATGTGCGCTCCGCGGTGCTCAATGGGTGCCGGTCGATCCTGCGAAGACGGGCGGTGGTGTTCCGGCGGGCGGTGCCCTACGAGCCACCCGTCTGGTCGGCGGAGAGCGCCGCGCTCATGGGCGAGGAGCGGCGCGAGGTCCTGCTCGCCCTGAGAGAGCTGCCGCGCAGGCAGCGTGAGGCGTTGACGCTGCGCTACTACCTCGACCTGTCCGACCAGGAGATCGCCGAGACCATGGGGATCAGCGCGAGCACGGCCAGGTCCACGATCGCGCGAGGGCTGGCCGCCCTCGGCCGAGCACTCAAGGAGGGATCATGA
- a CDS encoding class III lanthionine synthetase LanKC N-terminal domain-containing protein — protein sequence MIAPKDVIGTAEQEWRSLVAEHLPHAAPESIWRFNRPSSPRADGTQGWKLHVSATSRSAADVLRKAAPVLAEMSVLWKAPASMVEIRRLNSGLFYGYTQIGKVITAYPGDADRARSLAGRLDDELRDVSGPRVPFDRQLRPGSVVHYRYGAFHPVGQVEVGGTRVDAVITPAGQLEPDQRAQAVPGWVEDLFPAPPPVPPQGPLACTYLAYEPIAQRGKGGTYLALDLRSSPAKRVVLKEGRRHGETDFDGRDGRDRVAHEARVLAELSAAGAAVPTLLDSFAWEENYYIVTEHLDGPGLLELSDEHERVRAAAGVAAVVAGIHAVGWAWRDCKATNLIATPDGVRAIDLEGACPISDPDPWPWGSPGHVPPEWPFTTLVVEQDLYALGGVIRQLLDGISVPAEVSRSVAALLGDDPAGRPPAVAVRDALWRWSS from the coding sequence GTGATCGCCCCGAAGGACGTTATCGGCACCGCCGAGCAGGAGTGGCGTTCGCTGGTGGCAGAGCATCTGCCGCACGCGGCGCCGGAGTCGATCTGGCGTTTCAACCGGCCGTCCAGCCCTCGGGCAGACGGTACGCAGGGCTGGAAGCTGCATGTGTCGGCGACCTCCCGCTCGGCCGCTGACGTGCTTCGCAAGGCGGCTCCGGTGCTGGCTGAGATGTCGGTGCTGTGGAAGGCGCCGGCGTCCATGGTCGAGATCCGCCGCCTGAACTCGGGCCTGTTCTACGGCTACACGCAGATCGGCAAGGTGATCACTGCGTACCCCGGCGACGCCGACAGGGCCAGGTCGCTGGCCGGACGTCTGGACGACGAGTTGCGCGACGTGTCCGGCCCCCGGGTGCCTTTCGACCGTCAGTTGCGGCCGGGCAGCGTGGTGCATTACCGCTATGGAGCGTTCCATCCAGTCGGGCAGGTCGAGGTGGGCGGCACGCGGGTGGACGCGGTGATCACCCCAGCGGGTCAGCTGGAGCCCGACCAGCGCGCCCAGGCCGTACCAGGCTGGGTGGAGGACCTGTTCCCCGCACCGCCGCCAGTGCCGCCGCAGGGTCCGCTCGCTTGCACCTACCTGGCCTACGAGCCCATCGCGCAACGCGGCAAGGGCGGCACGTACCTCGCGCTCGACCTGAGATCCTCACCAGCCAAGCGGGTGGTGCTCAAGGAGGGCAGGAGGCATGGGGAGACCGACTTCGACGGACGCGACGGCCGCGACCGCGTCGCGCACGAGGCCCGCGTGCTGGCGGAACTGTCAGCCGCCGGCGCCGCTGTGCCTACGCTGCTGGACTCCTTCGCATGGGAGGAGAACTACTACATCGTCACGGAACACCTCGACGGTCCGGGGCTGCTGGAACTGTCCGATGAACACGAGCGAGTACGAGCCGCCGCCGGCGTGGCGGCGGTGGTGGCCGGCATCCATGCCGTGGGTTGGGCGTGGCGCGATTGCAAGGCGACCAACCTGATCGCGACACCGGATGGGGTGCGAGCCATTGACCTGGAGGGCGCGTGTCCGATCAGCGACCCCGACCCGTGGCCGTGGGGTAGCCCCGGCCACGTGCCGCCGGAGTGGCCGTTCACCACATTGGTGGTCGAGCAGGATCTGTACGCACTGGGCGGGGTCATCCGCCAGCTTCTGGACGGGATATCGGTGCCCGCCGAGGTGAGCAGGTCCGTGGCGGCCCTGCTCGGTGATGACCCCGCCGGGCGGCCGCCTGCGGTCGCCGTACGGGATGCGTTATGGCGGTGGAGTAGTTAG
- a CDS encoding DUF4326 domain-containing protein, which produces MPRRVKVEGDRYHGRVPKGAVYVGRAAPGLKASPYCSPHAVGRRGCRVCGGRVHERGEVIELYHDHLRQHPELVEQARRELAGKDLACWCPCDQECHADVLLAVVGGQEP; this is translated from the coding sequence ATGCCACGCCGGGTCAAGGTCGAAGGCGACAGGTATCACGGACGCGTGCCGAAGGGGGCGGTGTACGTCGGCCGGGCGGCGCCCGGCCTGAAGGCGAGTCCGTACTGTAGCCCGCACGCCGTGGGACGGCGGGGATGTCGGGTTTGCGGTGGGCGGGTCCATGAGCGGGGTGAGGTGATCGAGCTGTACCACGATCATCTGCGGCAACATCCTGAGCTGGTTGAGCAGGCTCGGCGGGAGCTCGCCGGCAAGGATCTCGCCTGCTGGTGTCCGTGCGATCAGGAGTGTCATGCGGACGTGTTGCTCGCTGTTGTCGGTGGTCAGGAGCCTTGA